Proteins encoded in a region of the Podospora pseudopauciseta strain CBS 411.78 chromosome 6, whole genome shotgun sequence genome:
- a CDS encoding hypothetical protein (antiSMASH:Cluster_2; COG:S; EggNog:ENOG503P4TX) translates to MSSGMSEDKISFAGTSEDSDSDHGSELLPKVRQRRSPGQTLLPSILIKSLFFLLGLILGITIATIVSQQIQQGIEMDLDRQCAMRTSQYSPVLNEVDHAYSITSFNGSFMKEVVYRLQGSPRVDAAWEALGIEYRASIIPENEGIASGLTKHHVQRAKKYGGGFFVNVEGLHHLHCLNLVRKSLYFNYNYYKAIGDDAFDLEENIFKSHLTHCLDIVRQVLMCNVDNGVLGQVWTHQPNTKQPQAFPDFNTRHKCKNYEAVRVWAEAHQVPPDEELPADYIAPWDTDDVIPYIP, encoded by the exons ATGTCTTCAGGTATGTCCGAAGACAAGATTTCCTTCGCAGGGACAAGCGAAGACTCCGACTCGGATCATGGTTCAGAGCTACTCCCCAAGGTCCGACAACGTCGTTCCCCAGGACAAACATTGTTGCCATCAATACTCATCAAGTCGCTTTTCTTTCTGCTAGGCTTGATTCTTGGCATAACAATAGCCACTATTGTCAGCCAACAAATCCAGCAAGGAATAGAGATGGATTTGGACCGGCAATGTGCGATGCGCACGTCGCAGTACT CGCCCGTGCTTAACGAAGTTGATCACGCGTACTCAATCACGTCCTTTAATGGTTCATTTATGAAAGAAGTGGTATATCGTCTCCAAGGGTCGCCCAGAGTGGACGCGGCATGGGAGGCTTTGGGTATTGAGT ATAGAGCCTCCATCATCCCAGAGAATGAAGGGATTGCGAGCGGGCTCACAAAGCACCACGTTCAACGAGCAAAAAAATATGGAGGTGGTTTCTTCGTGAATGTGGAAGGCCTACACCACTTACATTGCCTG AATTTGGTTCGCAAGTCCCTTTACTTCAACTACAATTATTATAAGGCTATAGGCGATGACGCGTTTGACCTCGAAGaaaatatctttaaaagTCACCTTA CACATTGCTTGGATATCGTTCGACAAGTGCTCATGTGCAATGTGGATAATGGGGTGCTTGGGCAAGTATGGACTCATCAGCCAAATACGAAGCAACCTCAGGCATTCCCCGATTTCAACACCCGACACAAATGCAAAAATTATGAGGCAGTTCGTGTATGGGCTGAGGCACATCAGGTGCCACCTGATGAGGAACTTCCTGCCGACTATATTGCTCCTTGGGATACGGATGATGTCATCCCATACATCCCTTGA
- a CDS encoding hypothetical protein (antiSMASH:Cluster_3): MRGFIFATAFTGVASMAIAPSMSSEKLDIDTREPGLPPTVDASATRSAWVSSYSYGKKKFEWEHPNHWLPSGPGYLDLDSLEKGYRAHLMAMDSSASWLHTSVVGVKRFFGM, translated from the exons ATGAGGGGCTTCATCTTTGCCACAGCCTTCACCGGCGTAGCCTCCATGGCTATAGCTCCGTCTATGAGTTCTGAG AAACTCGACATCGACACGCGAGAGCCAGGTCTTCCCCCGACCGTCGACGCTTCGGCCACTAGGTCGGCCTGGGTATCTTCCTATTCCTATGGCAAAAAGAAGTTCGAATGGGAGCACCCGAATCACTGG CTTCCCTCGGGGCCCGGATACCTCGACCTTGACTCCCTTGAGAAAGGATACCGCGCACACCTTATGGCCATGGATAGTTCAGCTTCTTGGCTACACACGAGCGTGGTTGGGGTCAAGCGCTTCTTTGGCATGTGA
- a CDS encoding hypothetical protein (COG:S; antiSMASH:Cluster_3; EggNog:ENOG503P4NY) → MFQSRQYVRLRNIGPDSTSGDTATRNGSAAHHHKPLPHSLRRPATATIVFLVSIVLNFFLLGKVLLSNTARDRILTYSPALPAISHERVVFSSGFGIEQSPFQGPPSEENNKLWAGLYDCKLRAENALFPDVMLRTGSFKVGISRISADEARPMDNKTLPIPGREGGYVVQLSLFHQLHCLVRLSRPTLFLHGQPKSNTERHSQNLIRKGLYGAVDMTNVDELLGIEHLDHCLDMLRQSVMCSSDITPTTFARQTSSSPMKIVAEVVHTCRNFAKVQQWAWNRRLTTELDKNTLVTNDPLGWGTYTYSP, encoded by the exons ATGTTCCAAAGCAGACAATATGTTCGCCTCAGAAACATAGGCCCAGACAGCACGTCAGGCGACACGGCAACCCGAAATGGCTCTGcagctcatcatcataaACCTTTGCCACATTCTCTTCGCCGACCAGCCACAGCCACCATAGTATTTCTCGTCTCGATAGTTTTGAACTTCTTTTTGTTGGGAAAAGTCTTGCTCTCAAACACTGCACGGGACCGGATATTGACTTACT CTCCGGCTTTACCTGCCATTAGCCATGAACGGGTTGTTTTCTCCAGCGGTTTTGGTATTGAACAATCACCATTCCAGGGGCCACCTTCGGAGGAGAACAACAAGCTCTGGGCTGGTCTCTATGACTGTAAGTTGCGTGCTGAAAACGCTTTGTTTCCTGATGTTATGCTGAGAACTGGCTCGTTTAAAGTCGGGATCTCGAGGATTAGCGCAGACGAAGCCCGGCCAATGGACAACAAAACGCTCCCGATTCCAGGTCGAGAGGGTGGATATGTTGTCCAACTGAGTTTGTTCCATCAACTTCATTGTTTGGTAAGATTGTCCCGGCCTACATTATTTTTGCATGGTCAACCAAAGAGTAACACAGAGCGTCATTCTCAGAATCTGATCCGGAAAGGCTTATATGGTGCTGTCGATATGACAAACGTGGACGAGCTGCTGGGCATAGAACATCTCGATCACTGTCTTGATATGCTCCGACAGAGCGTAATG TGCAGCAGTGACATAACGCCAACAACATTTGCCCGTCaaacttcctcctctcccatgAAGATTGTCGCCGAGGTCGTGCACACTTGTCGGAATTTTGCCAAGGTTCAGCAATGGGCATGGAATAGACGGCTGACAACGGAACTGGACAAAAATACGCTAGTCACCAACGATCCTCTAGGTTGGGGAACTTACACATATTCTCCTTGA
- a CDS encoding hypothetical protein (COG:S; EggNog:ENOG503P5F9; antiSMASH:Cluster_3), with product MMVHNLVGTHRGSQGRIPAHVWIVPSHLRFCPVSSIDNIILILVRMDDRHLQEFDKGMPSSKRSRSSIVYLHVFLFSTAIFLNIWALRQPGLRSPQFLGSCDGDCQTRLIGSYPLEQLATVSPVKFDAELFAASVYKGEPRKELDEAWNKLVDHPMILVDNKTLQDFDPTTKLTKGVNNHYYATVEVFHHLHCLDITRKYIWRDYYKHVDTFQNPPEIVWKHVDHCIDLLRQVLMCNSGTDLLFYTDLGDQQPEARVSTRHMCRNFSQISEWVWKHDSELGKYAED from the exons ATGATGGTGCATAATCTCGTAGGTACCCACCGAGGTAGTCAAGGACGGATCCCAGCACATGTTTGGATTGTCCCATCCCACCTTCGCTTCTGTCCAGTATCGAGTATCGACAACATCATTTTGATATTGGTGAGAATGGACGACCGTCATCTACAAGAGTTTGATAAGGGGATGCCCTCATCTAAGCGATCGAGGAGCAGCATTGTGTATCTACATGTGTTTCTTTTCTCCACTGCAATCTTCCTCAATATCTGGGCTTTACGTCAGCCAGGCCTCCGTTCGCCGCAGTTCTTGGGGTCGTGCGATGGCGATTGTCAAACGAGGCTCATAGGGAGTT ACCCTTTGGAACAATTAGCGACGGTCAGCCCCGTGAAGTTCGATGCTGAGCTTTTCGCTGCCTCCGTTTATAAAGGGGAGCCGCGCAAAGAACTCGATGAAGCTTGGAACAAATTAGTTGATC ATCCCATGATTCTTGTCGACAACAAAACTCTGCAGGATTTTGATCCGACAACAAAGCTCACCAAGGGCGTGAACAATCACTATTATGCCACTGTTGAGGttttccatcatctccactGTTTGGACATCACTCGAAAGTACATTTGGAGAGACTATTATAAACACGTTGATACTTTCCAAAACCCCCCCGAGATTGTGTGGAAGCATGTCG ATCACTGTATTGACTTGCTACGGCAGGTGCTGATGTGCAACAGTGGCACCGATCTCTTGTTCTACACTGATCTTGGCGATCAGCAACCTGAAGCTCGTGTCTCGACAAGGCACATGTGCAGAAATTTCTCACAAATATCGGAGTGGGTATGGAAGCATGATTCTGAACTTGGTAAGTATGCAGAAGACTAA
- a CDS encoding hypothetical protein (EggNog:ENOG503P11C; antiSMASH:Cluster_3; COG:H), whose product MTAPSHNHTNYQARLDYIRGLLGDHFGLSNENIAETKITPIQYEADFPFKYNNFVYRLEFPVDISDDGVELPGCVPIPAGARAFIMRLSNANAEGIYQETRVQNEVAILTLASAALRHIKPNIVPRVFGWGGASQGRLGWILQDLMPGVPLDNVFSPTASLEQKTAVLRQMAAILKALQDYPLPKSIQGWGGLTFDSNGAIVSAPMPSVGAGPWSSLENSYRGRLKAALDKADKNPYLKGWRPNDIRDRVDDFIERGLSAQFSDLASSHDRAIIHADFTSDNLLHDPATGRVTALLDYDFSTILHPAYEFFRSFGPNGGRFTGWIADLDPEGQELLELRRAKLTGKFPSPLPTPRETPNGPGVDWELAQAWENELQRINVKRPSTIQGIDKLADVDELLGSLTPWRLINTDFLRMNTDEGQRMALRRIGEEQLVAVLDHLGF is encoded by the exons ATGACGGCCCCTTCTCACAACCACACCAACTACCAGGCGCGCCTTGACTACATTCGGGGACTTTTGGGAGATCACTTTGGTCTTTCTAACGAG AACATAGCGGAGACCAAGATCACACCGATTCAATACGAAGCCGACTTCCCCTTCAAATACAACAACTTCGTCTACCGCCTCGAGTTTCCCGTCGACATATCCGATGACGGTGTTGAGCTGCCGGGATGCGTCCCCATTCCTGCAGGTGCTAGGGCGTTTATAATGCGCCTCAGCAACGCTAATGCTGAGGGCATATACCAAGAAACCCGCGTGCAGAATGAAGTCGCTATCCTTACCCTCGCCTCGGCGGCTCTTCGCCACATCAAGCCCAACATCGTCCCCCGCGTCTTCGGCTGGGGTGGTGCTAGTCAAGGGCGTTTGGGCTGGATCTTGCAGGACTTGATGCCCGGAGTGCCGCTTGATAACGTGTTTAGCCCAACCGCGTCCCTGGAACAAAAAACCGCGGTTCTGAGGCAGATGGCGGCTATTCTGAAGGCACTACAAGACTATCCGCTTCCCAAGAGCATTCagggctggggagggttgaCTTTTGACAGCAACGGTGCCATTGTCAGCGCGCCTATGCCTAGCGTCGGTGCCGGGCCATGGTCTTCCCTCGAAAATTCCTACCGAGGCCGACTCAAAGCCGCACTCGATAAGGCAGATAAAAACCCGTATCTAAAGGGATGGCGGCCGAACGACATCAGAGACCGTGTCGATGATTTCATCGAGCGTGGCTTATCAGCACAATTCTCTGACCTGGCATCTAGCCATGACAGGGCTATTATACACGCAGATTTTA CCTCGGACAATCTCCTCCACGACCCTGCGACAGGCCGAGTCACAGCGCTCCTCGACTACGACTTCAGCACTATTCTACACCCTGCCTACGAGTTCTTCCGCTCTTTTGGTCCCAACGGCGGTCGATTTACTGGCTGGATCGCCGACTTAGACCCAGAGGGACAAGAGTTGTTAGAACTTCGGAGAGCTAAGCTGACCGGAAAGTTTCCTTCACCTCTTCCAACACCTAGAGAGACTCCCAATGGTCCAGGGGTTGATTGGGAACTTGCGCAGGCGTGGGAGAATGAGCTGCAAAGAATAAATGTCAAGCGGCCTAGCACCATTCAGGGCATCGACAAACTTGCTGATGTAGACGAGCTCTTGGGATCCCTGACACCCTGGAGATTGATCAATACTGACTTTCTGAGGATGAATACGGATGAGGGCCAGAGAATGGCTTTAAGACGTATAGGTGAAGAGCAGCTTGTAGCCGTGTTGGATCATCTTGGGTTCTAG
- a CDS encoding hypothetical protein (antiSMASH:Cluster_3; EggNog:ENOG503NZXA): MSAETTLLPRGLVFIPPLHSYTTPCPPVVARARDIVSFLHLHRFPKASKMSYASSQAPHTPKLSGTHGPTEQSEEVKPHDVTTILNYFKDNDDDSAAIQRTVDSGAETYASKFEPQKSVIHDIRGNESQYTLDVQGFQIVGHDSKEKCFLDDEHVRNIYYPETEELLKKVTGASKVFIFNHTIRCGPLSKAHRHRGPVHRVHIDVSYVGAHRRVSHYFRDNEARLAALLKGRYQIINVWRPIKNILKDPLCVADAGSVPESDLVPIKLLFPPDVVTAMTTSEPIHSVMGAAANPKHKVDSTDGETFSVRANPGHMWYYLYRQATDEVLLIKCFDSKTDGSVARRAPHTAFVNKEHEDEPERESIELRTLVFYSDDTE; this comes from the exons ATGTCGGCTGAAACCACATTGCTCCCTCGTGGACTGGTGTTcattcctcccctccattcATATACAACACCCTGCCCGCCCGTAGTTGCCCGCGCCCGTGACATCGTTTCCTTTCTTCATTTACATCGTTTTCCAAAAGCTTCCAAAATGTCATACGCGTCCTCACAAGCGCCCCATACTCCAAAGCTCTCGGGGACACACGGGCCAACTGAACAATCCGAGGAGGTCAAACCCCACgacgtcaccaccatcttgaATTACTTCAAAGATAATGACGATGACTCAGCCGCCATACAGAGGACGGTCGATAGCGGAGCAGAAACATACGCCAGTAAATTCGAGCCGCAAAAAAGCGTCATCCATGACATCCGTGGTAACGAGTCTCAATACACTTTAGATGTTCAGGGATTCCAAATCGTTGGCCATGATAGCAAGGAAAAGTGTTTTCTCGATGACGAGCATGTTCGAAACATCTACTACCCCGAAACAGAAGAACTACTGAAGAAAGT CACTGGGGCTTCCAAagtcttcatcttcaaccacaccatccgCTGCGGTCCTCTCAGCAAggcccaccgccaccgcggTCCTGTTCACCGAGTCCACATCGACGTATCATATGTCGGGGCCCACAGGCGCGTCTCTCATTATTTCCGTGATAACGAAGCCAGGCTTGCTGCTCTGCTCAAAGGACGGTACCAAATCATCAATGTCTGGCGGCCTATCAAGAATATCTTGAAAGACCCTCTTTGTGTCGCAGACGCTGGCTCTGTTCCAGAATCAGACTTGGTTCCAATCAAATTGCTCTTTCCCCCAGATGTTGTGACGGCAATGACGACGAGTGAACCGATTCATTCCGTGAtgggggcagcagcaaatcCGAAGCACAAGGTAGATAGTACGGATGGAGAGACATTTTCTGTGAGAGCGAATCCGGGGCACATGTGGTATTATCTGTATAGACAGGCGACCGACGAAGTGTTGTTGATCAAGTGTTTTGACTCCAAGACGGACGGGAGCGTAGCTCGGAGGGCGCCGCATACGGCCTTTGTGAACAAGGAGCATGAGGATGAGCCTGAGAGGGAGAGTATTGAATTGAGAACGCTCGTGTTCTATTCGGATGACACTGAGTGa
- a CDS encoding hypothetical protein (CAZy:CE3; EggNog:ENOG503PAC8; COG:G) — protein sequence MRLSPSHSSSYPLIVILSASILPVWSQSTVRILPLGDSITGGPESCWQALLWRSLQQASITNTKFVGSRSGQQCDFEYDGANEGHVMIQATEIVSEGKLVPWLESSKPDVVMMHLGTNDVLNNKPTAEILQAFGTMVDWMRESKKVMRIIVAQIIPLDSVFCEECGERVVRLNEAIPEWAKGMNTTESVIEVVDCWTGFDTDSMTSDGVHPNNAGNEKVAECWFKPLSRAIESAGGGEEVSAAASPGMSAGSKLGIAAVAVTVLCRWWW from the coding sequence ATGCGACTCTCCCCGTCACATAGCAGCTCGTACCCTCTCATCGTCATTCTCAGCGCTTCAATTCTCCCAGTATGGTCCCAGTCGACAGTGAGGATATTACCCCTAGGCGACTCCATCACCGGCGGCCCTGAAAGCTGCTGGCAAGCCCTCCTCTGGCGCAGCCTCCAGCAagcctccatcaccaacaccaagttCGTCGGCTCCCGGTCTGGTCAACAGTGCGATTTCGAATATGACGGGGCAAACGAAGGACACGTTATGATACAGGCCACGGAAATCGTCTCGGAAGGGAAACTTGTTCCGTGGCTAGAGAGTTCCAAGCctgatgtggtgatgatgcacTTGGGAACTAACGACGTGTTGAACAACAAGCCGACGGCGGAGATCTTGCAGGCGTTTGGGACGATGGTCGATTGGATGAGGGAGAGTAAGAAGGTCATGAGGATTATTGTTGCTCAGATCATTCCGTTGGACTCGGTGTTTTGTGAAGAGTGTGGGGAAAGAGTGGTCAGGTTGAATGAAGCGATTCCAGAGTGGGCTAAGGGGATGAATACAACGGAGAGTGTGAtcgaggtggtggattgtTGGACGGGGTTCGACACGGATAGTATGACCAGCGATGGGGTGCATCCTAACAATGCCGGGAATGAGAAGGTGGCCGAGTGTTGGTTTAAGCCGCTGAGTAGGGCGATCGAGTCggcgggtggaggagaggaggtttcAGCGGCAGCATCACCTGGAATGAGTGCAGGGAGCAAGCTGGGCATCGCGGCAGTGGCAGTGACGGTTTTgtgcaggtggtggtggtag
- a CDS encoding hypothetical protein (COG:S; EggNog:ENOG503PAN3) translates to MANIGPGAPVTNNVPKNPLPSDGGYNPRCMRRDNSVDAALGATADRSDPYNFGIHTAGHYISGGDPGGDAMVSPNDPIFYFHHAMLDRLWWIWQMQDPDKRVNAQVTLGERDAATRKLDSKWLIADVISVLEAHDGLGRAGGAFYHVYI, encoded by the exons ATGGCCAACATCGGTCCCGGCGCCCCAGTGACGAACAACGTCCCCAagaaccccctccccagcgaCGGCGGGTACAACCCCCGCTGCATGCGTCGCGACAACAGCGTCGACGCCGCCCTCGGCGCCACCGCGGACCGCTC TGACCCGTACAATTTTGGGATCCATACAGCTGGCCATTACATTTCTGGAGGAGACCCGGGAGGAGATGCGATGGTCTCGCCTAATGATCCGATTTTCTATTTCCATCATGCGATGCTGGATAGGCTTTGGTGGATCTGGCAGATGCAGGATCCGGATAAGCGGGTCAATGCCCAGGTGACGCTTGGTGAGAGGGATGCGGCGACGAGGAAGCTTGATTCGAAGTGGCTTATTGCTGATGTTATCTCCGTTCTTGAAGCGCATGATGGGCTTGGGCGTGCGGGAGGGGCGTTTTATCATGTGTATATATAA
- a CDS encoding hypothetical protein (CAZy:GH5; COG:G; EggNog:ENOG503NVXW), with protein sequence MKGLFAFGLGLLSLVNALPQAQGGGAAASVRVSGTRFVIDGKTGYFAGTNSYWIGFLTNNRDVDTTLDHIASSGLKILRVWGFNDVNNQPSGNTVWFQRLASSGSQINTGPNGLQRLDYLVRSAETRGIKLIIALVNYWDDFGGMKAYVNAFGGTKESWYTNARAQEQYKRYIQTVVSRYVNSPAIFAWELANEPRCKGCNTNVIFNWATQISDYIRSLDKDHLITLGDEGFGLPGQTTYPYQYGEGTDFVKNLQIKNLDFGTFHMYPGHWGVPTSFGPGWIKDHAAACRAAGKPCLLEEYGFESDRCNVQKGWQQASRELSRDGMSGDLFWQWGDQLSTGQTHNDGFTIYYGSSLATCLVTDHVRAINALPA encoded by the exons atgaAGGGACTTTTCGCcttcggcctcggccttctttCTCTAGTCAACGCCCTCCCCCAAGCacaaggtggaggagcagccgCCTCAGTCAGAGTCAGCGGCACCCGCTTCGTGATAGACGGCAAAACCGGCTACTTTGCAGGAACAAACTCCTACTGGATTGGCTTCCTGACCAACAACAGAGATGTCGACACAACCT TGGACCACATCGCCTCCTCGGGCCTCAAAATCCTCCGCGTCTGGGGCTTCAACGACGTGAACAACCAACCATCCGGTAACACCGTCTGGTTCCAACGCCTCGCCTCCTCAGGCTCCCAAATCAACACCGGCCCCAACGgcctccaacgcctcgaCTACCTCGTCAGATCAGCCGAAACCCGCGGCATCAAGCTCATCATTGCGCTGGTCAACTACTGGGATGACTTTGGCGGCATGAAAGCCTACGTCAACGCCTTTGGAGGCACAAAAGAATCCTGGTACACCAACGCCCGCGCTCAGGAGCAGTACAAGCGTTACATCCAGACTGTCGTCTCGCGATATGTCAACAGCCCCGCAATCTTTGCCTGGGAACTTGCCAACGAGCCCAGGTGCAAGGGATGCAACACGAATGTTATTTTCAACTGGGCGACGCAGATTTCAGATTATATTCGGAGCTTGGATAAGGATCATTTGATCACCCTTGGGGATGAAGGGTTCGGGTTGCCGGGGCAGACGACGTATCCGTATCAGTATGGGGAGGGGACCGACTTCGTCAAGAATCTGCAGATTAAGAATCTGGACTTTGGGACGTTTCATATGTATCCTGGTCATTGGGGGGTGCCGACGAGCTTTGGGCCAGGGTGGATTAAGGATCATGCGGCGGCTTGCAGGGCGGCGGGGAAGCCGTGTTTGTTGGAGGAGTATGGGTTTGAGAGTGATAGGTGTAATGTGCAGAAGGGCTGGCAGCAGGCGTCGAGGGAGCTGAGCAGGGATGGGATGAGTGGTGATTTGTTTTG GCAATGGGGCGATCAGTTGAGTACTGGGCAGACACATAATGATGGGTTCACGATTTATTATGGTTCTTCGTTGGCTACTTGCTTGGTTACTGACCATGTGAGGGCTATCAATGCTCTCCCGGCGTAG
- a CDS encoding hypothetical protein (COG:U; EggNog:ENOG503NUA0) codes for MPIRVKSRPQGVQRTESLRTPSPRHKFGFVAELPDISEEDSFRDVVKKLSVYIADTVVLPSTFEQLRTTAAGDGLRALVDHLGRTCTHPAIVNALLALKWHYGTSVEDKGLMDARANACEIVAWRFLTHLSEREAVDYCLYEIPDPKDVESHSPTDEEEGEVDEHSALLAQALHSSVGSSRRTPHSASTKRNLLLSSISRLTMSMTGDDEDGEGEEEDPTANFTNLNALEIAAIADAKRFLSQAVVQKIITGIWEGSIIFWKDLSVHSEKKPQFYNPSTADPFSRLRVPKYLKSFEVLFFLTFLGLYYGVLVERDPTRITPLEIFLYIWFAAFALDELSEWIDAGSIFYATDIWNTLIPCLKEMGKDFIKFMVLVVVIYCGFLTTFSLLGREHLSLHDMVMSLTKIFFGSSFVGFDLIPKMDTLLGPPLMIIFITLSSILLTGSLTGMLSNSFSRVITHAREEYLYVYSVYVLEASTSNRLTHFYPPFNLLAVLIFRPLRLFLPSDNKFRAARILLLKATHLPIVAVIEFYEWLTIGSSKGTQYSGFRGPRQAVIGSPHPAAAKRFAQARLSNNSLRADNNNHLSHLRPPAITAISEGAIASRRAQQQAADEAVEGRAFGQHEGDVEARIADLTAKIDRLTELVLTLQTQSSTTLGNVGVA; via the exons ATGCCTATCCGTGTCAAGTCGCGCCCGCAGGGTGTGCAGCGCACCGAGAGCCTGCGCACCCCTTCCCCGCGCCACAAGTTCGGCTTCGTCGCGGAGCTCCCCGACATCAGCGAGGAGGACAGCTTCCGAGATGTTGTCAAGAAGCTTTCCGT CTATATTGCCGACACCGTGGTTTTGCCCAGCACTTTCGAGCAGCTGAGGACCACTGCTGCCGGAGATGGCCTTCGTGCGCTCGTTGACCATCTCGGCCGAACATGCACTCACCCCGCCATTGTGAatgccctcctcgccctgaAGTGGCACTATGGCACCAGCGTCGAGGATAAGGGCTTGATGGACGCCAGAGCCAACGCCTGCGAGATTGTCGCTTGGCGCTTTCTGACCCACCTGTCCGAGAGGGAGGCTGTCGATTATTGTCTCTATGAGATCCCAGACCCCAAAGATGTCGAGAGCCACAGCCCAactgatgaagaggagggcgaggttgacgaGCACAGTGCGCTTCTGGCCCAGGCCTTACACAGCAGTGTCGGTTCATCCCGTAGGACACCCCATAGCGCAAGCACCAAGCGCAACCTCTTGCTCAGTTCCATCTCGCGCCTGACTATGAGCATGACGGGagacgatgaagatggcgagggagaggaggaggatccaaccgccaacttcaccaacctcaatGCCTTGGAGATTGCCGCTATTGCCGACGCCAAGCGATTCCTCAGCCAGGCTGTTGTCCAGAAGATCATCACCGGCATCTGGGAAGGCTCCATCATCTTCTGGAAAGACCTCAGCGTGCACTCGGAGAAGAAGCCTCAGTTCTACAACCCCAGCACGGCCGACCCATTCTCTCGTCTCAGAGTCCCCAAGTATCTCAAGTCTTTCGAAGTTTTATTTTTCCTCACCTTTTTGGGCCTCTACTATGGCGTTTTGGTCGAGCGGGATCCCACCCGCATCACGCCCCTGGAAATCTTCTTGTACATCTGGTTTGCCGCCTTTGCTTTGGACGAGCTGAGCGAGTGGATTGATGCCGGCTCCATTTTTTATGCTACCGACATATGGAAC ACCTTGATTCCTTGCCTCAAAGAAATGGGCAAAGATTTCATCAAATTCATGGTCCTCGTCGTAGTCATCTACTGTGGCTTCCTAACCACCTTCTCCCTTCTCGGGCGCGAACACCTGTCGCTTCACGACATGGTCATGTCCCTGACCAAGATCTTCTTTGGTTCCAGCTTCGTCGGCTTCGACCTGATCCCCAAAATGGACACCCTGCTCGGCCCTCCCCTCAtgatcatcttcatcaccctTAGTTCCATTCTGCTCACCGGCTCCCTGACGGGTATGCTCTCCAACAGCTTCTCCCGCGTCATCACCCATGCCCGAGAGGAATACCTCTACGTCTACAGCGTCTACGTCCTCGAAGCTTCGACTAGCAATCGGCTCACCCACTTTTATCCTCCgttcaacctcctcgccgtcctcaTCTTCCGCCCCCTtcgcctcttcctcccatccGACAACAAGTTCCGTGCCGCGCGCATTCTCTTGCTCAAGGCAACTCACCTCCCCATCGTTGCCGTCATTGAATTCTACGAGTGGCTTACAATCGGCTCGTCAAAGGGGACGCAATACAGCGGTTTCCGCGGTCCCAGACAGGCCGTGATCGGGAGCCCTCATCCGGCTGCTGCGAAGAGGTTTGCGCAGGCTAGGCTGTCGAATAACAGCTTGCGGGCTGACAACAATAACCATTTGTCGCACTTGAGACCGCCAGCGATTACGGCCATTTCCGAGGGCGCAATTGCCAGTCGGAgggcgcagcagcaggcggcggacgaggcggtggaggggagggcgttTGGGCAGCatgagggggatgtggaggcGAGGATTGCGGATTTGACGGCCAAGATTGACAGGTTGACGGAGCTGGTGCTCACGTTGCAGACGCAGTCGAGCACGACGCTGGGGAATGTGGGTGTGGCTTAG